Proteins encoded together in one Chelonoidis abingdonii isolate Lonesome George chromosome 1, CheloAbing_2.0, whole genome shotgun sequence window:
- the KCTD17 gene encoding BTB/POZ domain-containing protein KCTD17 isoform X2: MRMEGGEETQAPERVSLSWESHPPQPANSTRAKWVRLNVGGTVFLTTRQTLCREQKSFLCRLCQGEELQSDRDETGAYLIDRDPTYFGPILNFLRHGKLVLNKDMAEEGVLEEAEFYNIGPLIRIIKDRLEEKNYTVTQVPPKHVYRVLQCQEEELTQMVSTMSDGWRFEQLVNIGSSYNYGNEDQTEFLCVVSKELYNSPNGLSSEPSRKAKSTEEDPEEEEQEEEEAEAEEKGASNP, encoded by the exons ATGAggatggaaggaggggaggaaacgCAGGCTCCAGAGAGGGTGTCTTTGAGCTGGGAGAGCCACCCGCCGCAGCCCGCAAACAGCACCCGGGCTAAGTGGGTCCGGCTGAACGTCGGGGGCACGGTTTTCCTCACCACCAGGCAGACCTTGTGCCGGGAGCAGAAATCGTTCCTCTGCCGCTTGTGCCAGGGGGAGGAGCTGCAGTCAGACCGG GATGAGACTGGTGCATACCTTATAGACCGGGACCCCACATATTTTGGACCCATCCTGAATTTCCTCCGTCATGGCAAGCTGGTACTGAATAAAGACATGGCTGAGGAGG GGGTTCTAGAAGAAGCTGAATTCTATAACATCGGCCCTTTAATCCGAATAATCAAGGACAGACTGGAGGAGAAGAACTACACTGTAACACAG GTGCCTCCGAAGCATGTGTACCGGGTGCTGCAGTGCCAGGAAGAAGAGCTCACTCAGATGGTTTCCACTATGTCAGATGGATGGCGCTTTGAGCAG CTGGTGAATATCGGGTCATCCTATAACTATGGGAATGAGGACCAGACAGAGTTCCTGTGCGTAGTCTCCAAAGAGCTGTACAACTCACCCAATGGCCTGAGCTCTGAGCCTAGCCGCAAAGCCAAG AGCACAGAGGAGGatccagaggaggaagagcaggaggaggaggaggcagaggcagaggagaAAGGTGCATCAAATCCctga
- the KCTD17 gene encoding BTB/POZ domain-containing protein KCTD17 isoform X1: protein MRMEGGEETQAPERVSLSWESHPPQPANSTRAKWVRLNVGGTVFLTTRQTLCREQKSFLCRLCQGEELQSDRDETGAYLIDRDPTYFGPILNFLRHGKLVLNKDMAEEGVLEEAEFYNIGPLIRIIKDRLEEKNYTVTQVPPKHVYRVLQCQEEELTQMVSTMSDGWRFEQLVNIGSSYNYGNEDQTEFLCVVSKELYNSPNGLSSEPSRKAKVRPTCTSLSLLMACLHHHKSLFSVSSLPFSGGVTRW from the exons ATGAggatggaaggaggggaggaaacgCAGGCTCCAGAGAGGGTGTCTTTGAGCTGGGAGAGCCACCCGCCGCAGCCCGCAAACAGCACCCGGGCTAAGTGGGTCCGGCTGAACGTCGGGGGCACGGTTTTCCTCACCACCAGGCAGACCTTGTGCCGGGAGCAGAAATCGTTCCTCTGCCGCTTGTGCCAGGGGGAGGAGCTGCAGTCAGACCGG GATGAGACTGGTGCATACCTTATAGACCGGGACCCCACATATTTTGGACCCATCCTGAATTTCCTCCGTCATGGCAAGCTGGTACTGAATAAAGACATGGCTGAGGAGG GGGTTCTAGAAGAAGCTGAATTCTATAACATCGGCCCTTTAATCCGAATAATCAAGGACAGACTGGAGGAGAAGAACTACACTGTAACACAG GTGCCTCCGAAGCATGTGTACCGGGTGCTGCAGTGCCAGGAAGAAGAGCTCACTCAGATGGTTTCCACTATGTCAGATGGATGGCGCTTTGAGCAG CTGGTGAATATCGGGTCATCCTATAACTATGGGAATGAGGACCAGACAGAGTTCCTGTGCGTAGTCTCCAAAGAGCTGTACAACTCACCCAATGGCCTGAGCTCTGAGCCTAGCCGCAAAGCCAAGGTGAGACCAACCTGCACTTCACTGTCCCTGTTAATGGCTTGTCTTCATCACCATAAGAGCCTCTTCtctgtttcctccctccccttcagcGGTGGGGTAACCAGGTGGTGA
- the KCTD17 gene encoding BTB/POZ domain-containing protein KCTD17 isoform X5 has product MRMEGGEETQAPERVSLSWESHPPQPANSTRAKWVRLNVGGTVFLTTRQTLCREQKSFLCRLCQGEELQSDRDETGAYLIDRDPTYFGPILNFLRHGKLVLNKDMAEEGVLEEAEFYNIGPLIRIIKDRLEEKNYTVTQVPPKHVYRVLQCQEEELTQMVSTMSDGWRFEQLVNIGSSYNYGNEDQTEFLCVVSKELYNSPNGLSSEPSRKAKLLQARGLRM; this is encoded by the exons ATGAggatggaaggaggggaggaaacgCAGGCTCCAGAGAGGGTGTCTTTGAGCTGGGAGAGCCACCCGCCGCAGCCCGCAAACAGCACCCGGGCTAAGTGGGTCCGGCTGAACGTCGGGGGCACGGTTTTCCTCACCACCAGGCAGACCTTGTGCCGGGAGCAGAAATCGTTCCTCTGCCGCTTGTGCCAGGGGGAGGAGCTGCAGTCAGACCGG GATGAGACTGGTGCATACCTTATAGACCGGGACCCCACATATTTTGGACCCATCCTGAATTTCCTCCGTCATGGCAAGCTGGTACTGAATAAAGACATGGCTGAGGAGG GGGTTCTAGAAGAAGCTGAATTCTATAACATCGGCCCTTTAATCCGAATAATCAAGGACAGACTGGAGGAGAAGAACTACACTGTAACACAG GTGCCTCCGAAGCATGTGTACCGGGTGCTGCAGTGCCAGGAAGAAGAGCTCACTCAGATGGTTTCCACTATGTCAGATGGATGGCGCTTTGAGCAG CTGGTGAATATCGGGTCATCCTATAACTATGGGAATGAGGACCAGACAGAGTTCCTGTGCGTAGTCTCCAAAGAGCTGTACAACTCACCCAATGGCCTGAGCTCTGAGCCTAGCCGCAAAGCCAAG TTGTTACAAGCCAGAGGCCTCAGGATGTGA
- the KCTD17 gene encoding BTB/POZ domain-containing protein KCTD17 isoform X3, with translation MDGAHRARGVLEEAEFYNIGPLIRIIKDRLEEKNYTVTQVPPKHVYRVLQCQEEELTQMVSTMSDGWRFEQLVNIGSSYNYGNEDQTEFLCVVSKELYNSPNGLSSEPSRKAKQINLLRILPILSPVQIPSPAPFPPVGFLSPLSYFLPSTQFFPQESLPPLPSSLTLSPHAPRFLPPLPPSTPGVLCAPCSGSCLLLLLTLPPLQVWYLSALSDMTLISSPLMDLVLVCRSLVEAGSG, from the exons ATGGACGGCGCGCACAGGGCCAGGG GGGTTCTAGAAGAAGCTGAATTCTATAACATCGGCCCTTTAATCCGAATAATCAAGGACAGACTGGAGGAGAAGAACTACACTGTAACACAG GTGCCTCCGAAGCATGTGTACCGGGTGCTGCAGTGCCAGGAAGAAGAGCTCACTCAGATGGTTTCCACTATGTCAGATGGATGGCGCTTTGAGCAG CTGGTGAATATCGGGTCATCCTATAACTATGGGAATGAGGACCAGACAGAGTTCCTGTGCGTAGTCTCCAAAGAGCTGTACAACTCACCCAATGGCCTGAGCTCTGAGCCTAGCCGCAAAGCCAAG caaattAATCTACTCAGGATTCTGCCAATTCTTTCTCCTGTCCAGattccctctcctgctcccttcccGCCCGTGGGGTTCTTGTCAcctctctcctacttcctcccttccacacagttctttccccaagaatccctccctccactcccctcttccctcactctctctcctcATGCACCTAggttcctgcctcccctcccaccttccacTCCTGGGGTCCTGTGTGCTCCCTGCTCAGGATCCtgtctcctcctgctcctcactcttcctcctctgcagGTATGGTACCTGTCTGCACTCTCAGACATGACTCTCATCTCCTCCCCTCTTATGGACCTGGTCCTGGTTTGTAGGTCTCTGGtggaggcagggagtggttgA
- the KCTD17 gene encoding BTB/POZ domain-containing protein KCTD17 isoform X4: MAEEGVLEEAEFYNIGPLIRIIKDRLEEKNYTVTQVPPKHVYRVLQCQEEELTQMVSTMSDGWRFEQLVNIGSSYNYGNEDQTEFLCVVSKELYNSPNGLSSEPSRKAKQINLLRILPILSPVQIPSPAPFPPVGFLSPLSYFLPSTQFFPQESLPPLPSSLTLSPHAPRFLPPLPPSTPGVLCAPCSGSCLLLLLTLPPLQVWYLSALSDMTLISSPLMDLVLVCRSLVEAGSG, from the exons ATGGCTGAGGAGG GGGTTCTAGAAGAAGCTGAATTCTATAACATCGGCCCTTTAATCCGAATAATCAAGGACAGACTGGAGGAGAAGAACTACACTGTAACACAG GTGCCTCCGAAGCATGTGTACCGGGTGCTGCAGTGCCAGGAAGAAGAGCTCACTCAGATGGTTTCCACTATGTCAGATGGATGGCGCTTTGAGCAG CTGGTGAATATCGGGTCATCCTATAACTATGGGAATGAGGACCAGACAGAGTTCCTGTGCGTAGTCTCCAAAGAGCTGTACAACTCACCCAATGGCCTGAGCTCTGAGCCTAGCCGCAAAGCCAAG caaattAATCTACTCAGGATTCTGCCAATTCTTTCTCCTGTCCAGattccctctcctgctcccttcccGCCCGTGGGGTTCTTGTCAcctctctcctacttcctcccttccacacagttctttccccaagaatccctccctccactcccctcttccctcactctctctcctcATGCACCTAggttcctgcctcccctcccaccttccacTCCTGGGGTCCTGTGTGCTCCCTGCTCAGGATCCtgtctcctcctgctcctcactcttcctcctctgcagGTATGGTACCTGTCTGCACTCTCAGACATGACTCTCATCTCCTCCCCTCTTATGGACCTGGTCCTGGTTTGTAGGTCTCTGGtggaggcagggagtggttgA